One Aquamicrobium sp. genomic region harbors:
- a CDS encoding ABC transporter substrate-binding protein produces the protein MATSALAPSAFAQDITVKIGVLNDRSGVYADLSGEGSVTAARMAAEDFGAEAKGIKVEIVSADHQNKPDVASTIARQWIDQDGINAIVDVPTSSAALAVNEITKEANAVFVNSGAAASDLTGPACSPHTVHWTYDTWALANGTGSAMVQTGGDSWFFLTADYAFGHALERDTSAVVEKSGGKVVGAVRHPFPGTDFSSFLLQAQASGAKVIGLANAGGDTINSIKQAAEFGITQAGQALAGLLIFITDVHALGLETAQGLVLTESFYWDLNEGTREWSARFEAIDGDKPTMVQAGVYAGVLHYLKAVEATKSTDADTVVAKMKELPTDDPLFGKGEVRADGRKVHDMYLFRVKAPDQSTGPWDYYETVATIPAAEAFRPLADGNCPLVQ, from the coding sequence ATGGCGACGAGCGCGCTGGCCCCCAGCGCCTTTGCACAGGACATCACCGTCAAGATCGGCGTGCTCAACGACCGCTCCGGCGTCTATGCCGACCTGTCGGGCGAGGGCTCCGTCACCGCCGCGCGCATGGCCGCCGAGGATTTCGGCGCCGAGGCCAAGGGCATCAAGGTGGAGATCGTCTCGGCCGATCACCAGAACAAGCCGGACGTCGCCTCGACCATCGCCCGCCAGTGGATCGACCAGGACGGCATCAACGCCATCGTCGACGTGCCGACCTCCTCCGCCGCGCTCGCGGTCAACGAGATCACCAAGGAGGCCAACGCGGTCTTCGTCAATTCCGGCGCGGCCGCCTCGGACCTGACCGGCCCGGCCTGCTCGCCGCACACCGTCCACTGGACCTACGACACCTGGGCGCTCGCCAACGGCACCGGCTCGGCCATGGTGCAGACGGGCGGGGATTCCTGGTTCTTCCTCACCGCCGACTACGCCTTCGGCCATGCGCTGGAGCGCGACACCTCGGCCGTGGTCGAGAAGTCCGGCGGCAAGGTGGTCGGCGCGGTGCGCCATCCCTTCCCCGGCACCGACTTCTCCTCCTTCCTGCTTCAGGCGCAGGCTTCGGGAGCCAAGGTGATCGGCCTCGCCAATGCCGGCGGCGACACGATCAACTCGATCAAGCAGGCGGCCGAGTTCGGCATCACCCAGGCGGGTCAGGCGCTCGCCGGCCTCCTCATCTTCATCACCGACGTCCACGCGCTCGGCCTCGAGACCGCGCAGGGGCTGGTGCTGACCGAGAGCTTCTACTGGGATCTGAACGAGGGCACCCGCGAGTGGTCGGCCCGCTTCGAGGCCATCGACGGCGACAAGCCGACCATGGTGCAGGCGGGCGTCTATGCCGGCGTGCTGCATTACCTCAAGGCCGTCGAGGCGACGAAGTCGACGGATGCCGACACCGTCGTCGCCAAGATGAAGGAACTGCCGACCGACGATCCGCTGTTCGGCAAGGGCGAGGTCCGCGCCGACGGGCGCAAGGTACACGACATGTACCTGTTCCGCGTCAAGGCGCCGGACCAGTCGACCGGCCCGTGGGACTATTACGAGACCGTTGCGACCATTCCCGCGGCCGAGGCGTTCCGCCCGCTGGCCGACGGCAACTGCCCGCTCGTCCAGTAA
- a CDS encoding branched-chain amino acid ABC transporter permease, which translates to MFELLGIPPQALFGQLLLGLINGSFYAILSLGLAVIFGLLNIINFAHGAQYMLGAFVAWMLLNYFGIGYWWALLIVPIVVGAFGIVLERLMIARLYHLDHLYGLLLTFGLALIIQGLLRNQYGISGLPYSIPPQLAGGQNLGFMFLPNYRGWVVVASLVVCIGTWFVIEKTRLGAYLRAATENPTLVGAFGINVPRMITLTYGFGVALAAFAGVLAAPVYSVNPNMGADLIIVVFAVVVIGGMGSILGSIVTGFGLGLIEGLTKVFYPEASSVVIFVIMAIVLLVKPAGLFGRTA; encoded by the coding sequence ATGTTCGAACTCTTGGGAATCCCACCACAGGCCTTGTTTGGCCAGTTGTTGCTAGGCCTGATCAACGGGTCGTTCTACGCGATCCTGTCGCTGGGCCTTGCGGTGATCTTCGGTCTTCTGAACATCATCAACTTCGCCCATGGCGCGCAGTACATGCTGGGCGCCTTCGTGGCCTGGATGCTGCTCAACTATTTCGGCATCGGCTACTGGTGGGCGCTGCTGATCGTGCCGATCGTCGTCGGCGCCTTCGGCATCGTGCTCGAACGGCTGATGATCGCCCGGCTCTACCATCTCGACCACCTCTACGGCCTGCTGCTGACCTTCGGGCTGGCGCTGATCATCCAGGGGCTGCTGCGCAACCAGTACGGCATATCGGGGCTGCCCTATTCGATCCCGCCGCAGCTCGCCGGTGGCCAGAACCTCGGCTTCATGTTCCTGCCCAACTATCGCGGCTGGGTGGTGGTGGCCTCGCTCGTCGTCTGCATCGGCACCTGGTTCGTCATCGAGAAGACCAGGCTTGGAGCCTATCTGCGCGCCGCCACCGAGAACCCGACGCTGGTCGGCGCCTTCGGCATCAACGTGCCGCGCATGATCACGCTGACCTACGGCTTCGGCGTGGCGCTGGCCGCCTTCGCCGGCGTGCTGGCCGCGCCGGTCTACTCGGTCAACCCCAACATGGGCGCAGACCTGATCATCGTCGTCTTCGCCGTGGTGGTGATCGGCGGCATGGGCTCGATCCTCGGCTCCATCGTCACCGGCTTCGGGCTCGGGCTGATCGAGGGGCTGACCAAGGTGTTCTACCCCGAGGCCTCCTCCGTCGTCATCTTCGTCATCATGGCCATCGTGCTGCTCGTCAAGCCGGCCGGCCTGTTCGGGAGGACCGCCTGA
- a CDS encoding branched-chain amino acid ABC transporter permease — MPRHHAAIFIALLAAGLVAPFFLYPVFVMKVMCFALFACAFNLLLGYTGLLSFGHAAYFGSASYISAHAAKVWGLSPELAILAGVGAAAILGLAIGALAIRRQGIYFAMVTLAFAQMVFFFSLQAPFTGGEDGIQAVPRGNLFGLISLRSDFNLYFVVLAIALGGMLAIYRIIHSPFGQVLKAIRENEARAISLGYRVNRYKLATFVLSAGFAGLAGATKAIVFQLASLTDVHWSMSGEVVLMTLIGGMGTVFGPIVGAAVIVTMQNYLATFGAWVTIIQGIIFVVCVLLFREGIVGVIAKWTKKPL, encoded by the coding sequence ATGCCGCGCCATCACGCCGCGATCTTCATCGCCCTGCTGGCGGCCGGGCTGGTCGCGCCCTTCTTCCTTTATCCGGTCTTCGTGATGAAGGTGATGTGCTTCGCGCTGTTCGCCTGCGCCTTCAACCTTCTGCTCGGCTATACCGGCCTGCTCTCCTTCGGCCATGCCGCCTATTTCGGCTCGGCGAGCTACATCAGCGCCCATGCCGCCAAGGTCTGGGGCCTGTCGCCGGAGCTCGCCATCCTCGCCGGCGTCGGCGCGGCCGCCATTCTCGGCCTCGCCATCGGCGCGCTCGCCATCCGCCGCCAGGGCATCTACTTCGCCATGGTCACGCTCGCCTTCGCCCAGATGGTGTTCTTCTTCTCGCTGCAGGCGCCGTTCACCGGCGGCGAGGACGGCATCCAGGCGGTGCCGCGCGGCAACCTGTTCGGCCTCATCTCCTTACGCTCCGACTTCAATCTCTATTTCGTCGTGCTGGCCATCGCGCTCGGCGGCATGCTGGCGATCTATCGCATCATCCACTCGCCCTTCGGGCAGGTGCTGAAGGCGATCCGCGAGAACGAGGCCCGCGCCATCTCGCTCGGCTACCGCGTCAACCGCTACAAGCTCGCCACCTTCGTGCTCTCGGCCGGCTTCGCCGGGCTCGCCGGCGCGACCAAGGCGATCGTCTTCCAGCTCGCCTCGCTGACCGACGTCCACTGGTCGATGTCGGGCGAGGTGGTGCTGATGACCCTCATCGGCGGCATGGGCACCGTCTTCGGCCCGATCGTCGGCGCCGCCGTCATCGTCACCATGCAGAACTACCTTGCCACCTTCGGCGCCTGGGTCACCATCATCCAGGGCATCATCTTCGTCGTCTGCGTCCTCCTCTTCCGCGAGGGCATCGTCGGCGTCATCGCCAAGTGGACCAAGAAGCCGCTCTAG
- the argB gene encoding acetylglutamate kinase: MTTDKPATAEEQARLLSAALPYMQRYENRTVVVKYGGHAMGDDELGRAFARDIALLKQSGVNPIVVHGGGPQIGAMLTKMGIESKFEGGLRVTDRKTVEIVEMVLAGSINKEIVALINAEGEWAIGLCGKDGNMVFAEKARKTVKDPESNIEKVLDLGFVGEPVEVDRTLLDLLARSEMIPVIAPVAPGRDGHTYNINADTFAGAIAGALNATRLLFLTDVPGVLDKDRNLIDELTVSEARALIADGTISGGMIPKVETCIEAIERGVEGVVILNGKTPHAVLLELFTEHGAGTLIVR; the protein is encoded by the coding sequence ATGACCACGGACAAACCCGCCACCGCCGAGGAACAGGCGCGCCTCCTGTCGGCCGCGCTGCCCTATATGCAGCGCTACGAGAACAGGACGGTGGTGGTGAAGTATGGCGGCCACGCCATGGGCGACGACGAGCTCGGCCGCGCCTTCGCGCGCGACATCGCGCTGCTCAAGCAGTCGGGCGTCAATCCCATCGTCGTCCATGGCGGCGGGCCGCAGATCGGCGCGATGCTGACCAAGATGGGCATCGAATCGAAGTTCGAGGGCGGCCTGCGCGTCACCGATCGCAAGACAGTCGAGATCGTCGAGATGGTGCTGGCCGGCTCGATCAACAAGGAGATCGTCGCGCTCATCAACGCCGAGGGCGAATGGGCCATCGGCCTGTGCGGCAAGGACGGCAACATGGTGTTCGCCGAAAAGGCGCGCAAGACCGTCAAGGACCCGGAGAGCAACATCGAGAAGGTGCTCGATCTCGGCTTCGTCGGCGAGCCGGTCGAGGTCGACCGCACCCTGCTCGACCTCCTTGCCCGTTCGGAGATGATCCCGGTGATCGCCCCGGTCGCGCCGGGGCGCGACGGCCACACCTACAACATCAACGCCGACACCTTCGCCGGCGCCATCGCCGGCGCGCTCAACGCCACCCGGCTTCTCTTCCTGACCGACGTGCCGGGCGTGCTCGACAAGGACAGGAACCTGATCGACGAGTTGACCGTCAGCGAGGCGCGCGCGCTCATCGCCGACGGCACCATCTCGGGCGGCATGATCCCCAAGGTCGAGACCTGCATCGAGGCCATCGAGCGCGGGGTGGAAGGCGTCGTCATCCTGAACGGCAAGACGCCGCATGCGGTGCTGCTGGAACTGTTCACCGAGCACGGCGCCGGCACGCTGATCGTGCGTTGA
- a CDS encoding DMT family transporter, whose amino-acid sequence MDLWIPITLAAAFLQNLRSVTQKHLKSVMGTTGATFVRFGFGLPFALLFVWLLAALRGLAVPAPNAAFLFWVIVAALGQIAATFLLIHLFSHRNFAVGTAYSRTEPAQAALFALVFFGERITPGTFFAIAISVFGVMLISVAHTTVTWRNLVASVFARNALIGLASGALFGIAAVGYRAASLALGGPDFTMQAATTLVYALAFQTVIMSGWMLWKAPGEFGRIARAWKPSLFTGFAGASASFGWFMAMTLQQAAVVKALGQIEMLFTFAASVFFFRERITRLETAGCLLIVTGILLLLWMG is encoded by the coding sequence TTGGATCTGTGGATACCGATCACTCTCGCCGCCGCATTCCTGCAAAACCTGCGCTCGGTGACGCAGAAGCATCTGAAATCGGTGATGGGGACGACGGGCGCGACCTTCGTCCGATTCGGCTTCGGCCTGCCCTTCGCCCTGCTGTTCGTCTGGCTTCTGGCTGCCTTGCGCGGCCTTGCCGTGCCCGCGCCGAACGCGGCGTTCCTGTTCTGGGTGATCGTCGCGGCGCTGGGGCAGATCGCGGCGACGTTCCTGCTGATCCACCTGTTCTCCCACCGCAACTTCGCCGTCGGCACCGCCTATTCGCGCACCGAGCCGGCGCAGGCGGCGCTGTTCGCCCTCGTCTTCTTCGGCGAGAGAATCACTCCGGGCACCTTTTTCGCCATCGCCATCAGCGTCTTCGGCGTGATGCTGATCTCGGTGGCGCACACGACAGTGACGTGGCGCAACCTCGTCGCCTCGGTCTTTGCCCGCAACGCGCTGATCGGGCTGGCTTCGGGGGCGCTGTTCGGCATCGCCGCCGTCGGCTACCGCGCCGCGTCGCTGGCGCTCGGCGGGCCGGACTTCACCATGCAGGCGGCGACGACGCTGGTCTACGCGCTGGCCTTCCAGACCGTCATCATGAGCGGCTGGATGCTATGGAAGGCCCCCGGCGAGTTCGGGCGCATCGCCCGCGCGTGGAAACCCTCGCTGTTCACCGGCTTCGCCGGGGCGAGCGCCTCGTTCGGCTGGTTCATGGCGATGACCCTGCAACAGGCGGCGGTCGTCAAGGCGCTGGGACAGATCGAGATGCTGTTCACCTTCGCCGCCTCGGTGTTCTTCTTCCGCGAGCGGATCACGCGGCTCGAGACCGCCGGCTGCCTGCTGATCGTCACCGGCATCCTGCTGCTGCTGTGGATGGGATAG
- a CDS encoding porin: protein MNIKSLILGSATVALATAGAHAADAIVIAEPEPVEYVRVCDVYGAGFFYIPGTETCLKIGGEIRHQIGASESLGAAPGILNYHAMTDDRWNSTSRVRVVFDARSETEYGTLQGYARLQFDRADGAAASVLNHGWLSLGGFRAGWTDSAWVSTPQGGRAAGGSHSDSGFHYGYHQTHLIQYNFAGSNGFFGTISAEFDDAGITNNYTPDFVGVVGVNQGWGAAWLKVGYDEEINVLGDSGFGVTAGLHYNIAGAPGSSFRLLGFYADSDNKYGVFNGTGFRAGGLGAPEWSIMASYYHQFNAQFGASLAVQYFSDLYFAGSDVSTGIDGWALELNTVWTPVENFVVRGELVYNQFDLPAGIDDDSVSGFIRFSRFF, encoded by the coding sequence ATGAACATCAAGAGCCTTATCCTCGGCTCCGCTACCGTGGCTCTCGCCACCGCCGGCGCCCACGCTGCCGACGCCATCGTCATCGCCGAGCCGGAACCCGTCGAATACGTCCGCGTCTGCGACGTCTACGGCGCCGGCTTCTTCTACATCCCCGGCACCGAGACCTGCCTGAAGATCGGCGGCGAAATCCGTCACCAGATCGGCGCGTCGGAGAGCCTGGGTGCCGCTCCGGGCATCCTCAACTACCACGCCATGACGGATGACCGCTGGAACAGCACCAGCCGCGTCCGCGTCGTCTTCGACGCCCGTTCGGAGACCGAGTACGGCACGCTCCAGGGCTATGCCCGTCTGCAGTTCGACCGCGCCGACGGAGCGGCCGCCAGCGTTCTCAACCACGGCTGGCTGTCGCTCGGCGGCTTCCGCGCTGGTTGGACGGACTCGGCGTGGGTCTCGACCCCGCAGGGCGGCCGCGCCGCCGGTGGTTCGCACTCGGACAGCGGCTTCCACTACGGCTACCACCAGACCCACCTGATCCAGTACAACTTCGCTGGCTCGAACGGGTTCTTCGGCACGATCTCGGCTGAGTTCGACGATGCCGGCATCACCAACAACTACACCCCGGACTTCGTCGGCGTCGTCGGCGTCAACCAGGGCTGGGGCGCCGCCTGGTTGAAGGTCGGCTACGACGAAGAGATTAACGTGCTCGGCGATAGCGGCTTCGGCGTCACCGCCGGCCTGCACTACAACATCGCCGGCGCGCCGGGCTCCTCGTTCCGCCTGCTCGGCTTCTATGCCGACAGCGACAACAAGTACGGCGTGTTCAACGGCACCGGCTTCCGCGCGGGTGGCCTCGGTGCGCCCGAGTGGTCGATCATGGCCTCGTACTACCACCAGTTCAACGCCCAGTTCGGCGCGTCGCTGGCGGTCCAGTACTTCTCCGACCTGTACTTCGCGGGCTCGGACGTCAGCACCGGCATCGACGGCTGGGCGCTCGAGCTGAACACGGTCTGGACCCCGGTCGAGAACTTCGTCGTCCGCGGCGAGCTCGTCTACAACCAGTTCGATCTGCCGGCTGGCATCGACGACGACAGCGTGTCGGGCTTCATCCGCTTCTCGCGCTTCTTCTAA
- a CDS encoding tyrosine-type recombinase/integrase, giving the protein MELKCIPPPSQGRSYDAALERKSGPEKEVKKSPNTLIGLYGAYHNVLWEDGFHKYCVESFIREQDRLLGGEAVDDFRQEKLDYLIGCLRNGGNSNATINRKLAALSKLLKKAHRMGEIKSLPEFIRLKERAGRLRFLEQDEEDALFGAIRSRSEEYYRLAVFLVDTGARLGEAIGLHWNDIDRNQVTFWITKSGKSRTIPLTKRAEKALRAAKPARGGPFIHIKQQKFRAVWHAAKEDCGLGADADVVPHILRHTCASRLVRGGIDLRRVQMWLGHQTLQMTMRYAHLATRDLDACLPVLEREQKRQPPVSRTA; this is encoded by the coding sequence ATGGAATTGAAATGCATACCGCCGCCGTCGCAGGGCCGATCGTATGACGCTGCGCTGGAGCGGAAGAGCGGGCCAGAAAAAGAAGTGAAGAAATCGCCGAACACGCTGATCGGGCTTTATGGCGCCTACCATAACGTTCTCTGGGAAGACGGATTCCATAAATATTGCGTCGAATCGTTCATCCGCGAGCAGGACCGCCTTCTCGGCGGTGAGGCGGTTGACGACTTCCGGCAGGAAAAGCTCGACTATCTCATCGGTTGCCTGCGCAACGGAGGCAACAGCAACGCGACGATAAACCGGAAGCTCGCCGCGCTCAGCAAGCTGCTCAAGAAGGCGCACAGGATGGGGGAGATAAAGAGCCTCCCCGAATTCATCCGCCTCAAGGAGCGCGCGGGCAGATTGAGGTTCCTCGAACAGGACGAGGAGGATGCCCTGTTCGGGGCGATTCGCAGCCGGTCCGAGGAGTATTATCGTCTCGCCGTCTTCCTGGTCGATACCGGGGCGCGGCTCGGCGAGGCGATCGGGCTGCACTGGAACGACATCGACCGCAACCAGGTCACGTTCTGGATCACTAAGTCCGGGAAAAGCCGGACCATCCCCCTGACCAAGCGCGCCGAGAAGGCGCTTCGCGCGGCCAAGCCGGCACGGGGCGGGCCCTTCATCCATATAAAGCAGCAGAAGTTCCGGGCCGTCTGGCATGCAGCCAAGGAGGATTGCGGGCTCGGCGCCGATGCGGACGTGGTGCCGCACATCCTGCGGCACACCTGCGCCTCGCGGCTGGTGCGCGGCGGGATCGACCTGAGGCGCGTCCAGATGTGGCTGGGCCACCAGACGCTGCAGATGACGATGCGCTATGCCCACCTGGCGACGCGCGACCTCGACGCATGCCTGCCGGTGCTCGAACGCGAGCAGAAACGGCAGCCGCCGGTTTCCCGGACTGCGTGA
- a CDS encoding porin gives MNIKSLILGSATVALATAGAQAADAIVIAEPEPVEYVRVCDVYGAGFFYIPGTETCLKIGGEFRHQIGSSESIGGLTGLGNYHALQDDRWNSTSRVRVVFDARSETEYGTLQGYARLQFDRNDTVSSSNTLNHGWLSLGGFRAGWTDSAWVSTPQGGRAAGGSHSDSGFFYGYHQTHLVQYNFAGSNGFFGTISAEFDDAGITTNYTPDFVGVVGINQGWGAAWLKVGFDEEINVLGDSGFGVTAGLHYNIAGAPGSSFRLLGYYADSANKYSVFNGTGFGPAGINLGGPEWSIMASYYHQFNAQFGASLAVQYFGDLYAGPGSDVSTGIDGWALELNTVWTPVENFVVRGKLVYNQFDLPAGIDDDSVSGFIRFSRFF, from the coding sequence ATGAACATCAAGAGCCTTATCCTCGGCTCCGCTACCGTGGCTCTCGCCACCGCCGGCGCCCAGGCTGCCGACGCCATCGTCATCGCCGAGCCGGAGCCCGTCGAATACGTCCGCGTCTGCGACGTCTACGGCGCCGGCTTCTTCTACATCCCCGGCACCGAGACCTGCCTGAAGATCGGCGGCGAATTCCGCCACCAGATCGGCAGCTCGGAGAGCATCGGTGGCCTTACCGGCCTCGGCAACTACCACGCCCTGCAGGACGATCGCTGGAACAGCACCAGCCGCGTCCGCGTCGTCTTCGACGCCCGTTCGGAGACCGAGTACGGCACGCTGCAGGGCTATGCCCGTCTGCAGTTCGACCGCAACGACACCGTCTCGTCGTCCAACACCCTCAACCATGGCTGGCTGTCGCTCGGCGGCTTCCGCGCTGGTTGGACGGACTCGGCGTGGGTCTCGACCCCGCAGGGCGGCCGCGCCGCCGGTGGTTCGCACTCGGATAGCGGTTTCTTCTACGGCTACCACCAGACCCACCTGGTCCAGTACAACTTCGCTGGTTCCAACGGCTTCTTCGGCACGATTTCGGCCGAGTTTGACGATGCCGGCATCACCACGAACTACACCCCGGACTTCGTCGGCGTCGTCGGCATCAACCAGGGTTGGGGCGCTGCTTGGTTGAAGGTCGGCTTCGACGAAGAGATCAACGTGCTCGGCGACAGCGGCTTCGGCGTCACCGCCGGCCTGCACTACAACATCGCGGGCGCGCCCGGCTCGTCGTTCCGCCTGCTCGGCTACTATGCCGACAGCGCCAACAAGTACAGCGTGTTCAACGGCACCGGCTTCGGCCCGGCCGGCATCAACCTCGGTGGCCCCGAGTGGTCGATCATGGCCTCGTACTACCACCAGTTCAACGCCCAGTTCGGCGCGTCGCTGGCGGTCCAGTACTTCGGTGACCTCTATGCCGGCCCCGGCTCGGACGTCAGCACCGGCATCGACGGCTGGGCGCTCGAGCTGAACACGGTCTGGACCCCGGTCGAGAACTTCGTCGTCCGCGGCAAGCTCGTCTACAACCAGTTCGATCTGCCGGCTGGCATCGACGACGACAGCGTGTCGGGCTTCATCCGCTTCTCGCGCTTCTTCTGA
- a CDS encoding nitrilase-related carbon-nitrogen hydrolase: MSQHRIAVVQAGSTLFDTKATLARMEALCEEAARSGVELAVFPEAYVGGYPKGLDFGARVGSRSAAGRDDFLRYWRSAIEVPGPECAAISSFAARMKAHLVTGVIERDGGTLYCTVLFFGPDGALLGKHRKLMPTASERLIWGQGDGSTIPVLDTPLGRMGAAICWENYMPALRQAMYAKGIELWCAPTVDERDIWQASMRHIAYEGRAFVLSACQYMTRADAPEEYDCIQGNDPSTVLIRGGSVIVGPLGEVLAGPVYGAEAVIAADIDLDDTIRGKFDLDPTGHYARPDVFDLVVDETPRSAVTFARQVGIEDDEAGFAEDEAPPAS, encoded by the coding sequence ATGAGCCAGCACCGCATCGCCGTCGTCCAGGCCGGATCGACCCTTTTCGACACGAAGGCGACGCTGGCGCGGATGGAGGCGCTTTGCGAGGAGGCGGCGCGCAGCGGCGTCGAGCTCGCCGTGTTCCCCGAGGCCTATGTCGGCGGCTATCCCAAGGGGCTGGATTTCGGCGCGCGGGTCGGCAGCCGCTCCGCGGCCGGCCGCGACGATTTCCTGCGCTACTGGCGCTCGGCCATCGAGGTGCCGGGGCCGGAATGCGCCGCCATCTCATCGTTCGCGGCGCGGATGAAGGCGCATCTCGTCACCGGCGTGATCGAGCGCGACGGCGGCACGCTCTATTGCACGGTGCTGTTCTTCGGGCCGGACGGCGCGCTTCTCGGCAAGCACCGCAAGCTGATGCCGACGGCCAGCGAAAGGCTGATCTGGGGGCAGGGCGACGGCTCGACCATTCCCGTCCTCGACACGCCGCTCGGCAGGATGGGCGCGGCCATCTGCTGGGAGAACTACATGCCGGCGCTGCGGCAGGCGATGTACGCCAAGGGGATCGAGCTGTGGTGCGCGCCGACGGTGGACGAGCGCGACATCTGGCAGGCCTCGATGCGCCACATCGCCTATGAGGGCCGCGCCTTCGTGCTCAGCGCCTGCCAGTACATGACCCGCGCCGACGCGCCCGAGGAGTACGACTGCATCCAGGGCAACGACCCGTCGACCGTGCTCATTCGCGGCGGCAGCGTCATCGTCGGGCCGCTGGGCGAGGTGCTGGCCGGCCCGGTCTACGGCGCGGAAGCGGTGATCGCGGCCGACATCGACCTCGACGATACGATCCGCGGCAAGTTCGACCTCGACCCGACCGGCCACTATGCGCGGCCGGACGTGTTCGACCTCGTGGTCGACGAGACGCCGCGCAGCGCCGTCACCTTCGCGCGGCAGGTGGGCATCGAGGACGACGAGGCCGGATTCGCCGAGGATGAGGCCCCGCCGGCGTCCTGA